A genomic segment from Lutzomyia longipalpis isolate SR_M1_2022 chromosome 3, ASM2433408v1 encodes:
- the LOC129792878 gene encoding uncharacterized protein LOC129792878 isoform X1, with translation MFPSFISILDIQSWWEVPCVAHFCSLFSQIFNLPDFHIEDLEEALLADGNEGQTTLLSDLIVSLLRGCDLLHNCRQHIHTSNYQMFLRRLFRKECRIHNIENPFDSDTDFQLLPLRRKLEILHNLCYFRLESRNVPELLDKLEADSLRIEPLGYDDKNSAYWYFFGTRLYREDYLKCEKRNKVKCNAVWQVICFTEDDWTNLAAKLKASTSRRNRALSKILYENFLPKIPKLFKEKEDQRRRNFFKKASRARVLSLKKNSDESERELSDSEVNKLVGFVEGSPDCCVIEEDREKEGEHWDIRKRSHRYGTRGSPSGSSNYSTLASGSSSPVVGTNVSENASFSYSATEDCGQCVVVATNVGKSEADSCKSSSLAAISQDLCVKKSAVPMNRKQKEVKKTVSSAKMSPATNKLPGRQTNNSLSSITGNIIIPEMSSGSAKSGSAGGGGGGGSATAEKVSTTTTAATAAAAAEKVRKKKAKASQIFTTSIIPTLSFTETEEVLQIGMHKVLEYVKNHKDAWPFMDPVEEDIAPRYYSIIRRPMDLLKMEEKLDNGEYATFTEFRNDFKLIVNNCRLYNGQNNEYTEMVNNLQEAFEKGTKKYFEQNSSDEEDANLEYPDLKTNVFREKYAGTVKPTTPTKGATTTPSKVATPTKSNSSKKEVVVPKKSTTKRSKHSVDEESEESDVSEKVVKVKKGRVSEAKESAERQKTKNKHQEVSSAAVKEPIESPRGVKRKRKEKDKDRKRRKKNDGKSDAKSQESEGEDTEVEEIEKKVVKGRGKEQSKGSSAKKEKPQKVSQEKGAASSAKRNKKSAKEVTKKVSESPPKNAGKSGQKKTKTNPKEGSAKNEKNSKSKKVNEAAAQMVSKDFSSDGSLIDFPVVAKKKAAEKKEGKKVKEKSTKNKEKVPEKPKDEESPRRNKHKGKTEAVAEKKTKAPSNLSPISSERSSILSQSASKMNNSKVNSKTSTSRFHRDDDLMSISSRSFSRSPSPVSSTFSNDSDDFHTKRKLPSRPPTPDIRDKFDLIKERRRRLLGEEKSGSRSDHSASGKGKSGKGSTKSSPKDVGLLTKDTKDKHQTLNETIEKLKLSNEKTKQRTAVIDEILGGMKPPREQEKTIFERLKDPNVETKSSGAKHTQGREKKKDEYDFVDDSVPPAVSSHRQKKENQAKGGGKKNSKSSKVLAETTPKKNSKTNMEALEQGVWEQTLKDINRWLEPPSDSNSPSRYIWDDFEAEDFRRPVPIQQPAPRPTPPTDVPLLATPQKEAPTQAGGPRPNQPQGQNPPSAPQRKDASRDKRKTLKDKITVRKREVARPIDRLQPGKTKGNLIQNTNKPDELFPLGNLSKLKEIKNSLMVKQTESGPKLSLGTVLDTQEFGLVQQHNFVDEIKDEEGEKVPEKENTGEEKEKVEAFVRKDVEKVKDEQVPKEVEAENQKEKSPEKVSATPNHSAWFKAFGAPKKSKKPEEEEAAKKKVETSPTEQESTGLGMVPKSPVSAVNGAETTPYSGQPIPRQRKASTGSTVSERSSYSQDPDSPRIAIDERMYPGPYPSPLGASPILTSPKPEELPKSASPYSLNGAIKVGFYQDTTTKSSPEKSCSPREQPSTYPQYSQHVYSSAASPAMTGLTSPSYGSYGSYHTTTVSAADAKKAGNSSKSPASYYDQYKRPEESTDYTNSMSPNNNPNSPYQHQQMSPYQQQHSPYQQQQHSPFQQQQQTQQKVNSGPISPYQASTPQQQTAMSPQQPQQPQYHPRQQQQQQQQQQVQQQVQKSMQGPPVSPFSHSNHSSPYSQHDPNSPYSQAQPEQLSPFQNPNSPKQAPAQVPPEGSQITTTNATEWQPPSHIPPQFDAQQQHPMMPPAAHGQQQPLQPPSQCNQDKQPTQLQHPRHLQAPMAHHAQEMPQNMTPAHQNYPPYTTLQGKRYEEPQNPFMPPQQSLRQQNVYDPSVAEASNLQNPLNYRQNAQQQPMQSAPEDVDKNHPVDPMARLAAADKQQQQQMFDLLAFSKYGKQLDISTSKAFEMFNRAASMGFPKTLPLAASGSAVPPSGSSKTPPDLFDLNYGKGIQQTDYTGQPVVGGNNPRAVQQQKTITELGPMAGYQQQLKQHHGVENKSIPGAHQAQNPQLQQAAQQHLPSAAAKGVDLAIPNPRQVPLLHETEAPGGGQKNPPNAPRYETLQPPGAYKAPHPYNPSASSALIDPSLRNLTPLPIMDEHLLSLQQSTASGYYDKTIPSAHMFGKNMHQQMFSTPPISTMSPYNAAREAPGGNNYQLRIPPEAAGVHHDMTTGGAKVQQQQVQEVPTTKGRKGGKKKKAAATAAAAAVTANAAAEMMVQNPMQQQQGFQSYAGLKTGTVAAASGAATAGTDSSAISLKSASMVPGSAFNFGPTPTGLGLPYGPENPPGYLEDFRNNPNPYYLPPGHRNNPDAAAVAEKSGGNVPVSAPSYHQFLSHPTTRPSYPFMNSPQLDTTSPLYQQYLQRATESEFRAQMMLNQGLLGPPGAPGAYSQSSYHHALGMHKSPYDAMNTMNRAPWF, from the exons ATGTTCCCTTCTTTCATCAGTATCCTCGACATTCAATCATGGTGGGAGGTACCCTGTGTAGCGCACTTCTGTTCGCTCTTCTCGCAGATTTTTAATCTTCCCGACTTCCACATtgag GATTTGGAGGAAGCTCTGCTGGCAGATGGGAATGAAGGTCAGACAACACTGCTGTCGGATTTAATTGTGAGTCTTCTCAGAGGATGTGATTTACTGCACAACTGCAGGCAACATATTCACACGAGCAACTATCAAATGTTCTTGAGGAGGTTGTTCAGAAAGGAATGTCGG ATCCACAACATTGAGAACCCATTTGATTCTGATACAGACTTCCAATTACTTCCGCTTCGGCGTAAACTTGAAATTCTCCACAATTTGTGCTACTTCCGTTTGGAATCGAGGAATGTACCTGAATTGCTGGATAAATTAGAGGCAGATAGTTTGCGCATCGAACCATTGGGGTATGATGACAAAAATTCCGCCTATTGGTACTTCTTTGGCACACGCCTCTACAGGGAGGACTATTTGAAGTGTGAGAAGAGGAATAAAGTGAAGTGTAACGCTGTGTGGCAAGTTATTTGCTTCACTGAGGACGATTGGACGAATCTGGCTGCTAAATTGAAAGCATCAACATCTCGACGCAATCGTGCCTTgtcgaaaattctttatgagaattttctcccaaaaatccCAAAGCTTTTTAAGGAGAAGGAAGATCAACGGAGGAGAAA tttcttcAAGAAAGCAAGTCGCGCGAGGGTCTTGTCGCTGAAGAAGAACTCGGACGAGAGTGAGCGTGAACTGTCGGATTCTGAGGTGAATAAGTTGGTGGGATTTGTGGAAGGATCACCTGATTGTTGCGTAATTGAAGAAGATAGAGAGAAGGAGGGTGAGCATTGGGACATCAGAAAGAGGTCACACCGCTACGGCACTCGAGG ATCTCCATCAGGATCGAGTAACTATTCCACCCTTGCAAGTGGATCATCCTCCCCCGTTGTAGGGACAAATGTATCGGAAAATGCTTCATTTAGCTACTCAGCAACGGAGGATTGTGGGCAGTGTGTTGTAGTGGCCACAAATGTGGGCAAAAGTGAGGCGGACAGTTGCAAAAGTTCTTCACTAGCAGCAATTTCGCAAGacttgtgtgtgaaaaaaagtgcCGTGCCGATGAATAGAAAGCAGAAAGAAGTGAAGAAGACTGTTTCTTCAGCCAAAATGTCACCGGCAACGAACAAACTCCCCGGACGGCAGACGAATAATTCGCTGTCGTCCATCACGGGGAATATAATCATTCCGGAAATGAGTTCTGGAAGTGCAAAGAGTGGTAGtgctggtggtggtggtggtggtgggagTGCGACAGCCGAAAAGGTTAGCACCACAACtacagcagcaacagcagcagcagcagcggaGAAAGTGAGGAAGAAGAAGGCAAAAGCATCTCAAAT ATTCACAACATCAATCATTCCAACTCTTAGTTTTACGGAGACAGAGGAAGTCCTCCAAATTGGTATGCACAAAGTGCTGGAGTATGTGAAGAATCACAAAGATGCATGGCCCTTTATGGATCCCGTTGAGGAGGATATTGCTCCGCGATATTATTCAATCATTAGAAG GCCAATGGATTTGCTGAAGATGGAGGAGAAATTGGATAATGGAGAGTATGCGACCTTTACGGAATTTCGCAATGATTTTAAACTCATTGTCAATAATTGTCGCCTCTACAATGGACAGAATAATG aatacaCGGAAATGGTGAATAATTTGCAAGAGGCATTTGAGAAGGGGACAAAGAAGTACTTTGAACAAAATTCCTCCGATGAGGAGGATGCAAATCTCGAGTATCCGGATCTCAAGACAAATGTCTTCCGGGAGAAGTATGCGGGTACGGTGAAGCCCACAACGCCCACTAAAGGTGCCACGACAACGCCTTCAAAGGTGGCAACACCGACAAAATCAAACAGTTCGAAGAAGGAAGTTGTGGTGCCGAAGAAGAGTACAACGAAGAGATCAAAACACAGCGTTGATGAGGAATCAGAGGAGAGTGATGTGAGTGAGAAGGTGGTGAAGGTGAAGAAGGGTCGTGTGAGTGAGGCCAAGGAGAGTGCGGAGCGGCAGAAGACGAAGAATAAGCATCAGGAAGTGAGTAGTGCAGCAGTAAAGGAGCCCATTGAGAGCCCACGTGGGGTAAAGAGGAAGAGGAAGGAGAAGGATAAAGATCGGAAGAGACGGAAGAAAAATGACGGGAAGAGTGATGCAAAGAGTCAGGAGAGTGAAGGAGAAGACACAGAAGTTGAAgagattgagaagaaagtAGTCAAAGGACGTGGAAAGGAACAGTCAAAGGGAAGTTCAGCAAAGAAGGAAAAGCCCCAAAAGGTAAGTCAGGAAAAGGGAGCAGCGAGTTCCGCAAAACGGAACaagaaaagtgcaaaagaaGTCACGAAGAAGGTGTCAGAAAGCCCCCCTAAAAATGCTGGGAAGAGTGGGCAGAAGAAGACAAAAACAAACCCAAAGGAAGGAAGtgcaaagaatgaaaaaaactcaaagagTAAGAAAGTGAATGAAGCAGCTGCACAAATGGTTTCAAAGGATTTCAGTTCAGACGGAAGTCTCATTGACTTCCCCGTTGTTGCGAAGAAGAAGGCTGCTGAGAAGAAAGAAGGTAAGAAggtgaaggaaaaatcaacaaagaatAAGGAGAAAGTCCCGGAAAAGCCCAAGGATGAGGAATCTCCACGGAGGAATAAGCACAAAGGTAAAACGGAAGCTGTTGCGGAGAAGAAGACGAAAGCTCCGTCAAATCTCTCACCAATCTCATCAGAACGTTCATCAATCCTATCCCAAAGTGCctccaaaatgaataattccaAAGTAAACAGCAAAACATCCACGAGTCGCTTCCATCGGGATGATGACTTGATGTCAATATCCAGTCGTAGCTTCTCACGGAGCCCAAGTCCGGTTTCATCAACCTTCTCCAATGATTCCGATGATTTCCACACAAAACGGAAGCTTCCATCGCGTCCCCCAACACCCGATATCCGGGATAAGTTTGATTTAATCAAAGAACGAAGACGAAGACTCCTCGGTGAGGAGAAGTCCGGATCAAGGAGTGATCATAGTGCATCAGGGAAGGGAAAATCTGGGAAAGGTTCGACGAAGAGTTCCCCCAAAGATGTAGGACTCCTGACGAAGGATACAAAGGATAAACATCAAACACTCAATGAGACAATTGAGAAACTGAAGCTCAGCAATGAGAAGACAAAGCAGCGAACGGCTGTAATTGATGAGATTCTCGGTGGGATGAAGCCACCGCGTGAGCAGGAAAAAACAATCTTTGAACGGCTCAAGGATCCAAATGTCGAAACTAAGTCTTCTGGCGCGAAACACACTCAGGGgagggagaagaagaaggatgAGTATGATTTTGTTGATGATTCCGTGCCGCCTGCAGTATCGTCGCATCGGCAGAAGAAGGAGAATCAGGCAAAGGGTGGTGGGAAGAAGAATAGCAAATCATCGAAGGTGCTCGCCGAGACGACGCCAAAGAAGAACAGCAAGACGAACATGGAAGCTCTGGAGCAGGGAGTGTGGGAGCAAACGCTGAAGGATATCAATAGATGGCTGGAACCACCTTCGGACAGTAATTCCCCATCTCGGTACATTTGGGATGATTTCGAGGCTGAAGACTTTCGACGGCCTGTGCCAATTCAGCAGCCTGCTCCACGACCAACACCACCGACTGATGTTCCATTGTTGGCAACGCCACAAAAGGAAGCACCTACACAGGCAGGAGGACCGAGACCAAATCAGCCGCAAGGGCAAAACCCTCCTTCTGCGCCGCAGCGAAAAGATGCGTCAAGGGATAAAAGGAAAACACTAAAGGATAAGATAACGGTGAGGAAGCGTGAAGTAGCTCGTCCCATTGACAGATTACAGCCGGGCAAGACAAAGGGGAATCTCATACAGAACACCAATAAACCCGATGAACTCTTCCCGCTGGGGAACTTGTCGAAGctgaaagaaatcaaaaactCCTTGATGGTGAAGCAAACGGAGTCAGGACCAAAGTTGAGCCTTGGAACTGTGCTGGATACGCAGGAATTTGGTTTAGTGCAACAGCACAATTTTGTTGATGAAATAAAGGATGAGGAGGGAGAGAAAGTGCCGGAGAAGGAGAACACGGGCGAGGAGAAGGAGAAAGTTGAAGCATTTGTACGGAAGGATGTGGAGAAGGTGAAGGATGAACAGGTACCGAAGGAAGTTGAGGCGGAAAATCAGAAGGAAAAAAGTCCGGAGAAGGTTTCAGCAACACCCAATCACAGTGCGTGGTTTAAGGCTTTCGGAGCACcgaagaaatcaaagaaacCCGAAGAGGAGGAAGCAGCGAAGAAGAAGGTGGAAACATCGCCAACGGAACAGGAGTCAACGGGACTGGGAATGGTGCCAAAGTCACCCGTTTCGGCGGTAAATGGCGCTGAAACAACACCGTACAGCGGACAGCCGATTCCGCGACAGAGGAAGGCAAGTACGGGTAGTACGGTGTCTGAGCGTTCATCATACAGTCAAGATCCCGATAGCCCGAGGATAGCTATTGATGAGAGAATGTACCCAGGCCCGTATCCATCGCCCCTGGGTGCATCACCCATACTCACGTCGCCTAAACCCGAAGAATTGCCAAAGTCTGCATCGCCATACTCCCTAAATGGTGCCATAAAGGTGGGCTTCTACCAGGATACAACAACAAAGAGTAGTCCTGAGAAGAGTTGTAGCCCACGTGAGCAACCCTCAACGTACCCACAATACTCGCAGCATGTTTACTCCTCAGCTGCATCACCAGCCATGACGGGGCTGACAAGCCCATCGTACGGAAGCTATGGCAGCTACCACACGACAACGGTCTCAGCAGCTGATGCCAAGAAGGCCGGCAACAGCAGTAAGAGTCCTGCATCCTACTATGATCAGTACAAACGACCTGAGGAGTCGACAGACTACACAAACTCAATGAGTCCCAATAACAATCCCAATTCTCCGTATCAACATCAACAAATGTCTCCGTATCAGCAACAACACTCCCCGtatcaacaacaacaacactcACCGTtccagcagcagcaacagacGCAGCAGAAGGTAAACAGTGGACCAATTTCTCCATATCAAGCATCAACGCCACAACAACAAACAGCCATGTCGCCGCAACAACCACAACAGCCGCAGTATCATCCaaggcagcagcagcaacaacaacagcagcagcaagTACAGCAGCAGGTGCAGAAATCAATGCAGGGACCGCCAGTTTCGCCGTTTTCCCATTCAAATCACAGTTCGCCGTATTCGCAGCATGATCCCAATTCGCCGTATTCTCAGGCACAACCTGAGCAGCTGTCGCCATTCCAGAATCCAAATTCTCCCAAACAAGCTCCGGCGCAGGTTCCACCGGAAGGGAGTCAAATTACCACAACAAATGCCACGGAATGGCAACCACCGAGTCACATTCCGCCACAATTTGATGCGCAACAACAACACCCGATGATGCCACCAGCAGCTCATGGGCAGCAGCAACCGTTGCAACCACCGTCGCAGTGCAATCAGGACAAACAACCAACACAGTTGCAGCATCCACGGCATTTGCAGGCCCCAATGGCGCATCATGCACAGGAAATGCCGCAAAATATGACGCCGGCACATCAAAACTACCCGCCGTACACAACGCTTCAGGGGAAACGCTACGAAGAGCCACAGAATCCCTTCATGCCACCACAGCAGAGTCTAAGGCAGCAAAATGTCTACGATCCATCTGTTGCAGAGGCATCCAATCTGCAAAATCCTCTCAACTACCGGCAGAATGCGCAGCAACAACCAATGCAATCAGCACCGGAGGATGTGGATAAGAATCATCCAGTAGATCCAATGGCAAGGCTGGCAGCGGCGGataagcagcagcagcaacaaatGTTTGATTTGCTGGCATTCAGCAAGTATGGCAAACAATTGGATATTTCCACGTCAAAAGCATTTGAAATGTTCAATCGGGCTGCTTCAATGGGTTTCCCAAAGACACTCCCACTGGCTGCCAGTGGATCAGCCGTTCCGCCCAGTGGAAGCAGCAAAACACCACCGGATTTGTTTGATCTCAACTACGGCAAAGGGATCCAGCAGACAGACTACACAGGGCAGCCTGTTGTGGGTGGGAACAATCCACGTGCGGTGCAGCAGCAGAAAACAATCACAGAATTGGGACCAATGGCTGGGTATCAGCAGCAACTGAAGCAGCATCATGGTGTTGAG AATAAATCAATTCCGGGGGCGCATCAGGCACAAAATCCTCAACTTCAGCAAGCAGCACAGCAACACCTGCCCAGTGCTGCTGCAAAGGGGGTGGATTTGGCAATTCCCAACCCCCGGCAGGTGCCACTTCTACACGAAACCGAAGCTCCGGGAGGTGGGCAGAAGAATCCCCCCAATGCGCCGCGGTATGAGACTCTTCAGCCTCCGGGAGCCTACAAAGCCCCCCATCCGTACAATCCTTCAGCAAGTTCAGCACTCATTGATCCGAGCTTGAGGAATCTCACGCCTCTGCCCATAATGGATGAGCACCTGTTGAGTCTGCAGCAGAGCACGGCGAGTGGGTACTACGACAAGACAATCCCATCGGCGCACATGTTTGGGAAGAATATGCATCAGCAGATGTTCTCCACACCTCCCATTTCCACCATGTCGCCGTACAATGCAGCCCGGGAGGCACCTGGCGGGAATAACTATCAGTTGAGGATACCTCCGGAAGCTGCTGGGGTGCACCATGATATGACAACGGGTGGTGCAAAGGTTCAGCAGCAGCAGGTGCAGGAAGTTCCAACGACAAAGGGGCGCAAAGgtgggaagaagaagaaagcaGCAGCAACGGCGGCGGCGGCAGCAGTGACGGCAAATGCAGCAGCTGAAATGATGGTACAGAATCCAATGCAACAGCAGCAGGGCTTCCAATCGTATGCTGGCCTGAAGACGGGCACAGTGGCAGCTGCAAGTGGAGCTGCCACAGCCGGCACGGATTCCTCGGCAATTTCTCTCAAATCCGCAAGTATGGTGCCCGGGAGTGCCTTTAATTTTGGACCAACACCCACTGGGCTGGGGCTGCCGTATGGCCCGGAGAATCCTCCCGGATACCTCGAGGACTTCCGGAACAATCCCAATCCGTACTACCTGCCGCCGGGGCATCGAAATAATCCCGACGCCGCGGCTGTGGCGGAGAAAAGTGGAGGGAATGTGCCCGTTTCAGCGCCGTCGTACCATCAATTCCTCTCTCATCCCACAACGAGACCTTCCTACCCCTTCATGAATTCCCCGCAGTTGGACACAACGTCCCCACTGTACCAGCAATACCTCCAGCGAGCGACTGAAAGTGAATTCCGTGCCCAAATGATGCTCAATCAGGGACTCCTGGGACCACCGGGGGCGCCCGGAGCGTATTCCCAGTCAAGCTATCATCATGCCCTTGGGATGCACAAATCACCCTACGATGCCATGAATACCATGAACAGAGCTCCGTGGTTCTGA